The Danio aesculapii chromosome 8, fDanAes4.1, whole genome shotgun sequence genome window below encodes:
- the LOC130234279 gene encoding LOW QUALITY PROTEIN: acylamino-acid-releasing enzyme-like (The sequence of the model RefSeq protein was modified relative to this genomic sequence to represent the inferred CDS: deleted 1 base in 1 codon) has product MFSGRVPIQRLFCSAVMGSTKVLREPVEISQLYRDQCRFPGLCRADVGPVITSRYGGQYSNIYTEWTQRDLERNESVKFCRQYIVFHDDKSVVYSGPSGNCTEIKGELLSVDSPSGEMKAVLRENTIKGEEKQFLEIWHKNRKLKCLNLTTLNKHGKVYEDDQFGCLVWSHSETHLLYIAEKKRPKTESYFQQGPETSLTPDEEEPIKTDKKEETVPGHQFEYYEDWGEALVSKSSPVLCVLDIEGSNISVLEGIPSAVSPGQAFWAPADTGLVFVGWFHEPFRLGLKYCANRRSSLFYVDLASGKCDQLSSDSSSVCSPRLSPDHCRIVYLESGIYGPHLQCSRLCMFDWYTKKTSVVVEVVQRPKDDGFTGIYSSLLSPRCWSADSERVLFCSAQRSRKDLFVVDTSSREVTCLTSQSQEGSWSLLNIHRDLMVISCSSPNSPPDLRVGFLPAKGSESKISWVTLEEAQPQSDISWQTLNFSPPPEQDNKQYSGLDFDGVLLKPKDTPADSKLPLIVMPHGGPHSVLVSEWILSTAVLCKMGFSVLLVNYRGSLGFGQDNIFSLPGNIGTQDVKDVQFAVDSVLKRGGFDEQKVAVIGGSHGGFLACHLIGQYPGFYKACVARNPVTNLASMVGTTDIPDWCMVEAGYDYKPDIQLEPAVLEQMLIKSPIKHVAKVKTPVLLLLGEDDKRVPNKQGIEYYRALKSLQVPVRVLWYPGNNHSLSKVDAESDGFMNGALWMIQHLSL; this is encoded by the exons ATGTTCAGCGGTCGGGTTCCTATCCAGCGACTCTTCTGTTCCGCAGTCATGGGCTCAACAAAG GTGCTCCGAGAGCCAGTGGAGATCTCTCAGCTGTACCGGGATCAGTGCCGTTTCCCCGGCTTGTGTCGTGCTGATGTGGGTCCGGTGATCACCTCACGATACGGCGGACAGTACAGCAACATCTACACAG AGTGGACTCAGCGGGATCTGGAGAGGAACGAGAGTGTGAAGTTTTGTCGGCAGTACATTGTGTTTCATGATGACAAATCAGTGGTTTATTCCGGACCCTCAGGAAACTGCACTGAGATCAAGGGAGA GCTGCTCAGTGTGGATTCTCCATCCGGTGAAATGAAGGCTGTGCTGAGAGAAAACACCATTAAAGGAGAAGAAAAGCAGTTCCTGGAG ATCTGGcacaagaacaggaaactgaagtgCCTTAATCTGACCACCCTCAACAAACACGGCAAAGTCTATGAAGacg ATCAGTTTGGCTGTTTGGTCTGGTCTCATTCGGAGACGCACCTCCTCTACATTGCGGAGAAGAAACGGCCGAAGACTGAATCCTACTTCCAG CAGGGGCCGGAGACCAGCCTGACCCCCGATGAAGAGGAGCCCATCAAGACTGACAAGAAGGAGGAAACCgtcccg ggtCATCAGTTTGAGTATTATGAGGACTGGGGTGAAGCTCTGGTCAGTAAGAGCAGTCCAGTGCTGTGTGTTCTGGACATCGAGGGCAGCAACATCTCTGTGCTGGAGGGAATCCCGTCCGCCGTCTCTCccggacag GCGTTCTGGGCTCCTGCTGACACCGGTTTGGTGTTTGTGGGCTGGTTTCACGAGCCCTTCAGACTCGGCCTCAAATACTGCGCCAACAGAAG gtcGTCTCTGTTTTATGTGGACCTGGCCAGCGGGAAATGCG ATCAGCTCTCCAGTGACTCCAGCTCTGTCTGTTCTCCTCGTCTGAGTCCTGATCACTGCAGGATTGTGTATCTGGAGTCGGGCATCTACGGTCCACATCTACAGTGCAGCCGACTCTGCatg TTTGACTGGTACACCAAAAAGACCAGCGTTGTGGTTGAA GTGGTGCAGAGACCCAAAgacg atgGTTTCACTGGGATCTACAGCTCTCTGCTGTCTCCTCGCTGCTGGTCTGCTGATAGTGAGCGTGTGCTGTTCTGCAGCGCTCAGAGGAGCAGGAAG GATCTGTTTGTTGTTGACACCTCGAGCCGTGAAGTCACGTGCCTCACCTCTC AATCTCAGGAGGGGAGCTGGAGTCTGTTGAACATCCACAGAGATCTGATGGTCATCAGCTGCTCTTCACCAAACTCTCCTCCAGACCTG CGGGTTGGTTTTCTGCCAgcgaaaggctctgaaagcaagATTTCCTGGGTCACATTAGAGGAAGCTCAACCTCAGAGCGACATCAGCTGGCAGACGCTCAACTTCAGCCCACCGCCCGAGCAGGACAACAAACAATACT CGGGTTTGGACTTTGATGGTGTTCTGCTGAAGCCAAAGGACACACCAGCTGACAGCAAACTACCTCTCATCGTCATGCCACACG gcgGGCCTCACTCGGTGCTGGTGTCGGAGTGGATCTTGTCGACTGCAGTTCTGTGTAAGATGGGCTTCAGTGTTCTGCTGG TGAACTACAGAGGCTCGCTTGGCTTTGGTCAGGATAATATCTTCTCCTTACCAGGAAACATCGGCACTCAGGATGTAAAAGACGTGCAG TTTGCGGTGGACAGTGTTTTGAAGCGAGGCGGCTTTGATGAGCAGAAGGTGGCTGTGATTGGAGGATCTCACGGTGGATTTCTGGCTTGTCATCTGATTGGACAATATCCCGGGTTTTATAAGGCGTGTGTGGCACGAAATCCAGTCACCAATCTGGCATCCATGGTCGGCACCACGGACATCCCAGACTG gtGTATGGTGGAAGCTGGATATGACTATAAACCAGACATTCAACTTGAACCTGCAGTTCTGGAGCAGATGCTGATCAAGTCACCCATAAAACACGTTGCCAAG GTGAAGACTCCGGTGCTTCTGCTGCTGGGTGAAGATGACAAGCGAGTCCCTAATAAACAGGGCATTGAATATTACAGAGCTCTGAAGAGTCTGCAGGTCCCTGTAAG aGTGTTGTGGTACCCAGGCAATAATCACTCGCTGTCCAAAGTGGACGCAGAATCAGACGGGTTCATGAACGGCGCTCTGTGGATGATCCAGCACCTTTCTCTGTGA